CGATCAGTTCGGCACCACGTACGACAGCTCTCCACTCCACCCTGCGGGTCCGGTGGAGGAGCACATCCAGAGTGTCTACACGCCCATCTTCTGGGCGTCGGTGGTGCTCTTCGTCGTGGTGTCGGCGTTCATCATCTACAGCGCCCTCCGGTTCCGCCGCAAGAGCGACGACGAGGAGCCGGTGCAGGTCCACGGCAACAACCGGCTGGAGTTCGCCTGGACCATCGTCCCCTTCCTGATCCTCTTCAGCCTGTTCATCGTGACCGCGGTCAACATGAACTTCATCACCCAGGCCCCGCAGGGCGCCCTGAAGGTGTGCGTGCTCGGCCAGCGCTTCTCCTGGTCGTACTACTACAACACCGACTGCGGCACCGCCGTGCAGGTGCCCGGCGGCGAGAACCACGACACCAAGCTGAGCTACACCAGGATCATGGGCAAGCGCGCGGTGAGCGTGCTCAAGGTGCCGGCGGGCCGGCCGGTGGCGCTGGAGGTGGTCTCCGCCGACGTCAACCACTCCTTCTACCTCCCCACCCTCGGCGGCCAGATCAACGCCATCCCGAACCAGCTGAACCACATGTGGTTCCAGGCGGACAGGGCGGGCAAGTACTACGGCCAGTGCACCGAG
The window above is part of the Candidatus Dormiibacterota bacterium genome. Proteins encoded here:
- the coxB gene encoding cytochrome c oxidase subunit II, whose protein sequence is MILAADQFGTTYDSSPLHPAGPVEEHIQSVYTPIFWASVVLFVVVSAFIIYSALRFRRKSDDEEPVQVHGNNRLEFAWTIVPFLILFSLFIVTAVNMNFITQAPQGALKVCVLGQRFSWSYYYNTDCGTAVQVPGGENHDTKLSYTRIMGKRAVSVLKVPAGRPVALEVVSADVNHSFYLPTLGGQINAIPNQLNHMWFQADRAGKYYGQCTELCGDNHYAMEIVVEAVPGDQFKAFIDRVDSNSARTGSGAGGQ